From a region of the Nitrospirota bacterium genome:
- the cheB gene encoding chemotaxis-specific protein-glutamate methyltransferase CheB translates to MIKVLLVDDSPIAITILKRMLSKSSEITVVGTAQNGMEALRLIPEVTPNVICTDLHMPVMDGLEFTKEVMARHPLPILLVSISGQEGSINAFKVLEAGAVDIFLKPRASFEFDYETLAPELIQKIRILSGVRVFRRTRRDSESGIRASGTEAATKIRLPNTTVRIIVIGASTGGPQALQTILTNLPSDFPLPIICIQHISEGFQQGLVDWLSSQCRMNVEIAKASAVPQPGTIYFPQEETHLKIDGTGRFVLTSEPSFDGHRPSVTVTMKAVAKYYGDSVVGVLLTGMGKDGAEGLLDIKQAGGITIAQDEASSIVFGMPKQAIELDAAGYIVPLDEIGPMILNFVLQILEGKET, encoded by the coding sequence ATGATTAAGGTACTTCTTGTAGACGATTCTCCTATTGCCATCACAATACTTAAAAGGATGCTGTCGAAGTCTTCGGAGATAACGGTTGTAGGAACAGCCCAAAACGGCATGGAAGCCTTGCGTCTCATTCCTGAGGTAACCCCCAATGTAATTTGCACGGACCTTCATATGCCTGTGATGGACGGCCTTGAATTTACAAAAGAGGTCATGGCAAGGCATCCCCTGCCGATACTTCTGGTGAGCATTTCCGGGCAGGAAGGCTCTATAAATGCCTTCAAAGTTCTCGAAGCTGGCGCTGTTGATATATTTCTAAAGCCGCGGGCAAGTTTTGAATTTGACTATGAGACACTTGCCCCTGAGTTGATCCAAAAGATCAGGATACTTTCAGGGGTCCGCGTATTCAGGAGGACCAGGCGTGATTCCGAATCAGGAATCCGGGCGTCGGGTACGGAAGCGGCAACTAAAATAAGGCTCCCGAACACTACGGTCCGTATCATCGTAATAGGCGCCTCAACAGGAGGACCGCAGGCGCTTCAGACAATACTGACTAACCTGCCATCTGATTTCCCTTTGCCGATAATCTGTATTCAACATATCAGCGAGGGTTTCCAGCAGGGTCTTGTTGACTGGCTTTCATCCCAATGCAGAATGAACGTCGAGATAGCAAAAGCAAGTGCGGTCCCCCAACCTGGAACTATTTATTTTCCCCAGGAAGAGACACACCTGAAGATTGACGGAACGGGCAGGTTTGTCTTAACATCTGAGCCGTCTTTTGACGGCCATCGTCCGTCCGTTACCGTAACCATGAAAGCCGTGGCCAAATACTATGGGGATTCCGTTGTCGGGGTCCTGTTGACAGGAATGGGAAAGGACGGGGCGGAAGGCTTACTGGATATTAAGCAGGCAGGTGGAATTACTATTGCGCAGGATGAGGCAAGCAGTATTGTGTTCGGCATGCCCAAACAGGCCATAGAATTGGATGCCGCCGGATATATCGTTCCGCTGGATGAGATAGGGCCGATGATCTTGAATTTTGTATTGCAAATTTTGGAGGGAAAGGAGACATGA
- a CDS encoding hybrid sensor histidine kinase/response regulator — translation MIEDNELRNMFKIESAEHIQRLEEGFLRLEKEPGNAAVLEEVFREAHSLKGAARMLGLTGIETISHHIEDILGSARKSSAPLSSEVIGRLFKGLDPLRNLVREAVTEEPSGVIVSHVLEQLKISMDNRIQSFVIEEDNSAFEASAQHTEIKETILGDFRIDTIRVETNKLDKLMSQTGELNVTKLRIAQRLEDIKDVMTLWEDISRTLPKAEMEDKPKLEKFGIQLNTLKNVLYDDSSRLGFIAAELEDSISRIRLLPLSTIFNLFQRTVRDLAKEKAKEIQLVIEGGETAADKRIIEEMKDPLMHMVRNAVDHGIEMPDERARKNKPRIGTITLKAYQTPANVVIEVSDDGQGLEIEAIKRVALKRKMVNETEFAAMPPSQIQSLIFVSGFSTSTFVSDISGRGVGLDVVRTNVERLKGTIHVESLPDRGCTIRIKLPLTLATSRVMIVTVDNMKYALPVEHIQTTCLIKRKDVFTVEGRRTIVFDKLPVPVADLSDLLEFKGAKAHIPQAASRTPHSETIPCIIISAGDDKLGLFVEELLDEQEVVLKQYSSILKRARNISGSSILGTGEVCMILNPFDLIKSAKKKGAPTAQEKPGAETETRKSILVAEDSITVRTQMKRILEGAGYEVTVAVDGLDAFNKLGGHPFDAVVSDIMMPNMSGLELTEKIRQKKKYKEMPVVLVTSLASEEDKQRGLEAGANAYITKPSFDQKVLLDTLRRLI, via the coding sequence ATGATAGAAGATAATGAACTGAGAAATATGTTTAAGATTGAAAGCGCTGAACATATCCAGCGGCTTGAGGAAGGTTTTCTGCGCCTTGAAAAAGAGCCGGGTAACGCGGCAGTACTTGAAGAGGTATTTCGTGAGGCGCACAGCCTTAAAGGCGCTGCCCGCATGCTCGGGCTGACAGGCATTGAGACAATATCTCATCACATTGAAGATATTCTCGGTTCTGCAAGAAAGAGTTCTGCCCCCCTGTCGTCAGAAGTCATTGGCCGATTATTTAAAGGGCTTGATCCGCTACGGAATCTTGTAAGAGAAGCTGTCACGGAGGAACCCTCCGGTGTCATTGTTTCTCATGTGCTTGAGCAGCTTAAAATTAGCATGGATAACCGGATACAGAGTTTCGTGATAGAAGAGGATAACTCCGCATTTGAAGCTTCTGCACAGCATACAGAGATAAAGGAAACGATCTTAGGGGATTTTCGTATAGATACAATACGTGTTGAGACAAATAAACTTGATAAATTAATGTCGCAGACCGGTGAATTAAACGTAACAAAGCTCAGGATTGCACAGAGGCTTGAGGATATTAAGGATGTCATGACTCTCTGGGAAGATATATCCAGGACACTTCCGAAAGCGGAGATGGAAGATAAGCCAAAACTTGAAAAATTCGGGATCCAACTCAATACATTAAAAAATGTCTTGTACGATGACAGCTCAAGACTTGGCTTTATTGCTGCTGAACTTGAAGACAGCATCAGCCGGATTCGGCTTTTGCCTCTGTCAACAATATTCAATCTGTTTCAGAGGACGGTCAGGGACCTGGCAAAAGAAAAGGCAAAGGAGATCCAACTTGTTATTGAAGGCGGGGAGACAGCCGCGGACAAGCGTATTATAGAGGAAATGAAAGACCCTCTGATGCATATGGTAAGAAATGCCGTTGACCATGGCATTGAGATGCCCGATGAACGGGCGCGAAAAAATAAGCCGCGCATTGGCACAATCACGTTGAAAGCTTATCAGACTCCCGCCAACGTAGTAATTGAGGTGAGCGACGACGGGCAGGGGCTTGAAATAGAGGCGATCAAAAGAGTTGCCTTGAAAAGAAAAATGGTGAATGAAACGGAGTTTGCTGCAATGCCTCCTTCACAGATTCAGTCTTTGATATTTGTTTCAGGGTTTTCAACAAGCACTTTTGTATCTGATATCTCCGGTAGGGGCGTCGGACTTGATGTTGTAAGGACAAATGTGGAACGTCTTAAAGGGACAATCCATGTTGAATCTTTACCTGACAGGGGCTGCACCATCAGAATTAAACTCCCCCTGACCCTTGCAACCTCAAGGGTAATGATCGTGACGGTCGACAATATGAAATATGCCCTTCCCGTTGAGCATATTCAGACGACCTGCCTGATAAAGCGCAAAGATGTATTTACCGTCGAAGGACGCAGGACAATAGTGTTCGACAAATTACCTGTCCCTGTCGCCGATCTTTCCGACCTTCTTGAATTTAAGGGAGCAAAGGCGCATATTCCGCAGGCGGCATCCCGCACTCCACATTCGGAAACCATTCCATGCATTATTATCTCCGCCGGAGATGATAAGCTCGGTCTTTTTGTCGAGGAACTCCTTGACGAGCAGGAAGTAGTGCTTAAACAATACAGCAGCATATTGAAGCGGGCACGGAATATCTCAGGCTCGTCAATTCTGGGCACAGGAGAGGTCTGCATGATTTTAAACCCTTTTGACCTGATAAAGTCCGCAAAAAAGAAGGGGGCCCCGACTGCGCAAGAGAAGCCTGGAGCAGAGACGGAAACCAGGAAAAGCATTCTCGTGGCCGAAGACAGCATTACCGTGAGAACTCAAATGAAACGCATCCTTGAAGGCGCGGGATATGAGGTTACAGTTGCCGTCGATGGACTTGATGCGTTCAATAAACTGGGAGGTCATCCTTTTGATGCAGTGGTATCTGATATCATGATGCCGAATATGTCAGGGCTGGAGCTTACGGAAAAAATACGTCAGAAAAAAAAATACAAAGAAATGCCGGTTGTTCTTGTCACATCTCTGGCCTCGGAAGAGGACAAACAAAGAGGTCTGGAGGCAGGCGCAAACGCATATATAACAAAGCCTTCTTTTGATCAGAAGGTATTGCTTGATACACTTCGAAGGTTAATATGA
- a CDS encoding methyl-accepting chemotaxis protein — protein sequence MFKNQKIRFRILLGYSVPLFLLILLALAVYVSLRSYEKAHEQAENGNVISVKSNELSLYVTKMQRSARGFLLLKNNNESRDNYNEYRKELEKTIQAISLLIKNEKQKELLGRIIEKTRKMEEGINEEMSLVDKEGYDKAIEHYRKSGSLKLEREIEAMANEFEKNQEGFLETWTKEEDSALGKIGPSLMIGILLSLAFSVSIGLLITNGITKHISGAINAMSSTSTEIAATVNQHERTASQQASMVNETTTTIQELGASSRQTSEQASAAAEVAQQALKATGEGTIIVKQAIDGMNSLGNKVGMIADQTLKLGEQTVQIGSLANMVKDLSSEINMLALNAAVEAARAGEHGKGFAVVAGEIRKLANESKKSAEQSNAVISDIQKATNATILRTEEGTKVVEEVTGSVGNVGELFNSLSEAANKVYENAQQVLLNAKQQATAIGQVVEAMNGLNTGARETAAGIVQTKTGIEQLNSAAGNLKQIL from the coding sequence ATGTTCAAGAATCAAAAGATCAGATTCCGTATTTTGCTTGGGTATTCAGTCCCTTTGTTTTTGCTTATCCTTCTCGCGTTGGCAGTTTATGTAAGTTTAAGGTCTTATGAAAAGGCACATGAACAAGCTGAAAACGGTAATGTCATCTCTGTTAAGTCAAATGAGCTGTCTTTATATGTAACAAAAATGCAGCGGTCAGCAAGAGGATTTCTCCTCCTTAAAAATAACAACGAATCACGCGATAACTATAATGAATATAGAAAGGAACTTGAAAAGACAATTCAAGCCATTAGCCTGCTTATCAAGAATGAAAAACAGAAGGAATTGCTCGGCAGAATAATAGAAAAAACCAGGAAGATGGAAGAAGGTATCAATGAAGAAATGTCGCTTGTTGATAAAGAAGGGTATGACAAGGCAATTGAACATTACCGGAAAAGCGGATCATTAAAACTGGAAAGAGAAATCGAAGCTATGGCCAATGAATTCGAAAAGAACCAGGAGGGGTTTCTTGAGACTTGGACAAAAGAAGAAGACAGCGCGCTGGGAAAGATAGGCCCTTCACTGATGATTGGCATATTATTGTCTCTTGCTTTTTCGGTCAGCATTGGTCTTTTAATTACCAACGGCATCACAAAGCATATCAGCGGCGCAATCAATGCCATGTCTTCCACCTCTACTGAGATAGCCGCGACGGTAAACCAGCATGAACGGACTGCCTCTCAACAGGCTTCAATGGTAAATGAGACGACAACAACCATTCAGGAGCTGGGCGCATCCTCAAGGCAGACCTCTGAACAGGCCTCTGCCGCAGCAGAGGTTGCACAGCAGGCGTTAAAAGCCACAGGTGAAGGGACAATCATAGTCAAGCAGGCAATTGACGGTATGAACAGCCTTGGGAACAAGGTAGGCATGATTGCCGACCAGACACTTAAATTAGGAGAGCAGACCGTCCAGATAGGGAGTCTTGCCAATATGGTCAAGGACCTTTCAAGCGAGATAAACATGCTTGCGCTTAATGCGGCGGTCGAGGCAGCGCGTGCCGGCGAGCATGGCAAGGGCTTTGCGGTTGTTGCCGGTGAGATTAGGAAACTTGCCAATGAGAGCAAGAAATCAGCAGAGCAGTCAAATGCCGTTATTTCTGATATACAAAAGGCGACCAATGCAACGATACTCAGGACAGAGGAAGGGACAAAGGTGGTGGAAGAGGTGACAGGGTCTGTCGGGAATGTTGGCGAGTTATTTAATTCCCTGTCCGAAGCGGCAAACAAGGTTTATGAGAACGCACAGCAGGTGCTGCTGAACGCAAAGCAGCAGGCAACTGCCATAGGTCAGGTTGTGGAGGCCATGAACGGTCTGAATACGGGCGCAAGAGAGACAGCCGCTGGTATAGTCCAGACAAAGACAGGTATTGAACAACTGAACAGTGCAGCTGGAAATCTGAAGCAGATATTGTGA
- a CDS encoding chemotaxis protein CheW: MTNQSFLTFNLHGLLLAVDTKVVREIIWLPELALIEECPSFIAGVVNMRGKIVPIMDLNLRFGHAPRKYGYLDRVIVLSVLDFGSGILNSQSKATDQIPSKIQNPKSKIDTLGIIVNEVLDVMDIPEEDIELPPFEGREIEPHPHFVSGEAKAGEGIIMILNPRIILDFEFEIKEPEIGGTEIIPQSAISYFCPEADQREKEIFHNRAVNLQQVFDSEDSAKLISVAVISLNNEYLCVELESVREFSKIHNFTPVPCCPEHIAGNMNLRGNVLTVVDIRGLLNMQVGNISESTKVIVADTGEFPVGILVDDILDVINLRELDIVEVPSSISPLSEKFVKGTAPYGGRMLALLDLKKILAWDGLIVNEEV, encoded by the coding sequence ATGACTAATCAATCTTTCCTTACATTCAATTTGCACGGACTGCTTCTTGCGGTTGATACAAAAGTGGTCAGGGAGATAATCTGGCTTCCCGAGTTGGCTCTGATCGAGGAGTGTCCTTCCTTTATCGCGGGCGTTGTTAATATGCGCGGCAAGATCGTGCCAATAATGGATTTAAACCTCCGTTTCGGACATGCCCCGCGAAAATATGGTTATTTAGACAGGGTGATAGTGCTTAGTGTTTTGGATTTTGGGTCCGGGATTTTGAATTCACAATCAAAAGCAACAGACCAAATTCCGTCCAAAATTCAAAATCCAAAATCAAAAATAGACACATTGGGAATAATCGTCAATGAAGTGCTGGATGTCATGGATATTCCGGAAGAAGATATTGAACTGCCGCCCTTTGAAGGAAGAGAAATAGAACCGCATCCGCATTTTGTAAGCGGTGAAGCAAAGGCCGGAGAGGGCATTATCATGATTTTAAATCCCCGGATAATTCTCGACTTCGAATTCGAGATTAAAGAACCAGAGATCGGGGGAACTGAAATCATTCCTCAATCCGCAATCAGCTATTTCTGCCCTGAGGCAGACCAGAGAGAAAAGGAAATCTTTCATAACAGGGCAGTTAATCTGCAACAGGTATTTGATAGTGAAGATTCCGCCAAATTAATATCTGTGGCTGTTATCAGTTTAAACAATGAATACCTGTGCGTGGAGCTTGAATCAGTGCGGGAGTTTTCAAAGATTCACAATTTTACCCCGGTGCCATGTTGTCCTGAACATATTGCAGGCAACATGAACTTACGTGGCAATGTCCTGACTGTTGTTGATATACGGGGCCTGCTGAATATGCAGGTAGGCAATATCAGTGAATCAACAAAGGTCATTGTTGCCGATACTGGGGAATTCCCTGTCGGGATTCTCGTTGATGATATTCTTGATGTTATAAATCTTAGAGAGTTGGATATTGTTGAGGTCCCTTCCTCCATAAGTCCGCTCAGCGAGAAATTTGTCAAAGGCACTGCACCTTACGGCGGCAGGATGCTGGCACTGCTTGACTTGAAGAAAATCCTGGCATGGGACGGGTTAATAGTTAACGAAGAAGTGTAA
- a CDS encoding tetratricopeptide repeat protein, whose translation MRQIEDNVLERSRKLVESRIGLCIRQADNESFHRTLNARMKSLNIDEPAGYLNFLESDTGESKREWKALVLLITTGESYFFRDKGIFFLLQNTILPELINKRRKRAFRIWSAGCSTGEEPYSIAILLDMLLPDLKGWDIVIFGTDINEESLKKAGRGIYSDWSFRMVDEDIKRKYFKRHKDDWEIDGKIKEMVTFQYGNLMEDNFFSQNPEICNMDIIICRNVFIYFKKETVSSVFNKFINTLNDEGYLITGHGELYGHDLTDLHQIMYPEAVIYKKTVELKVQTPENTRLMEGSIKKKGLKIREKPVAKRFLPFPDKSKIKPLDPKPEIEELIRKGRYAEAIDKAESFLKQNRENYDMYNFMAIAYANSGAYEKAESACREVITLNADSADPYFLLAHIAEIKGNDEEAKKLFRKAIYLNPAFIAAYCELGGLYEKEKDLARAKKVRSTAIELLTTLPAQAPVKPYDMTAEELLKYVEYLTGSRDDLAPTGPAEKGRR comes from the coding sequence ATGAGACAAATCGAAGATAACGTACTCGAACGCTCTAGAAAGCTTGTTGAAAGCCGTATCGGCCTGTGCATCCGTCAAGCGGACAATGAATCATTTCATAGGACACTAAATGCCCGAATGAAGAGTTTAAATATTGACGAGCCAGCGGGATATTTAAACTTTCTTGAATCAGATACCGGAGAAAGTAAAAGGGAATGGAAAGCGCTTGTACTGCTGATCACAACAGGCGAGTCCTATTTTTTCAGGGACAAAGGAATTTTCTTTTTATTACAAAATACTATCCTGCCCGAGTTGATAAACAAGCGGAGGAAGCGAGCGTTCCGCATCTGGAGCGCAGGCTGCTCAACAGGTGAGGAACCATATTCCATCGCCATTCTTCTTGATATGCTTTTACCTGACCTGAAAGGATGGGATATCGTCATCTTTGGAACGGACATCAACGAAGAATCCCTGAAAAAGGCGGGTCGCGGTATATATTCAGATTGGTCATTTCGTATGGTGGATGAAGACATAAAGAGAAAATATTTCAAAAGACATAAGGATGATTGGGAGATTGACGGAAAGATCAAAGAGATGGTGACCTTTCAATATGGAAATCTGATGGAGGACAACTTTTTTTCCCAAAACCCTGAAATTTGCAACATGGACATCATCATCTGCCGCAATGTCTTTATATATTTCAAGAAAGAGACTGTATCATCGGTTTTCAATAAATTCATTAATACATTAAACGATGAAGGATATCTCATAACCGGGCATGGAGAATTGTATGGACATGATCTTACGGACCTGCACCAGATTATGTACCCGGAGGCCGTGATATACAAGAAAACAGTAGAGTTGAAAGTTCAAACTCCTGAAAACACCCGCTTAATGGAAGGCTCAATAAAGAAAAAAGGCTTAAAAATCAGGGAGAAACCGGTCGCAAAACGCTTCTTGCCTTTCCCGGATAAAAGTAAAATAAAACCGCTGGACCCAAAACCAGAAATAGAAGAGCTCATAAGAAAAGGGCGATATGCCGAGGCGATTGATAAGGCCGAAAGCTTTCTAAAGCAGAATAGAGAAAATTATGATATGTATAACTTTATGGCCATTGCATATGCGAATTCAGGCGCTTATGAAAAAGCGGAAAGCGCCTGTCGAGAAGTCATAACGCTCAATGCGGATTCAGCGGACCCGTATTTCCTGCTTGCCCATATTGCGGAGATAAAAGGAAACGACGAAGAGGCAAAAAAATTATTCAGAAAAGCAATATATCTGAATCCTGCTTTTATTGCCGCCTATTGCGAACTCGGAGGACTTTATGAGAAGGAAAAGGATCTTGCGCGCGCGAAAAAAGTCCGTTCCACGGCGATTGAACTTCTTACGACTTTACCTGCTCAGGCGCCTGTAAAGCCCTATGATATGACAGCCGAAGAATTGCTGAAATATGTCGAGTATCTGACAGGGTCAAGAGATGATTTAGCGCCGACAGGTCCAGCGGAGAAAGGCAGACGATGA
- a CDS encoding DUF6364 family protein codes for MATKLTLRLDEGVIRNAKRAARVRGVSLSKMVTGYFQAISEEKKGQTEATPVLAEISGVLSPKTDAKKLIAGYRKHIEEKYR; via the coding sequence ATGGCAACGAAACTTACCCTGCGGCTCGACGAGGGCGTCATTCGGAACGCGAAGCGCGCCGCCCGTGTCCGGGGCGTCAGCCTGTCCAAAATGGTAACCGGTTACTTCCAGGCCATCTCCGAAGAAAAGAAGGGGCAAACCGAAGCAACGCCCGTTCTCGCGGAAATTTCGGGCGTGCTCAGTCCGAAGACCGATGCGAAAAAACTTATCGCAGGCTACCGGAAGCACATCGAGGAGAAATACCGGTGA
- a CDS encoding PIN domain-containing protein codes for MKTVLCDINFILDIFLKRKPFYSPAARLFTMIEAKQLKGYLCSNSFPTLFYILAKELKRDKAMKVLEKVRIVFRVATVDEKVIDLSLASDFRDFEDAVQYYSAVSAKADCLITRNKTDYVTDDLSIMTPEEFLAAIAA; via the coding sequence GTGAAAACCGTTTTGTGCGACATCAACTTCATTCTGGATATCTTTCTCAAGCGAAAACCCTTCTATTCCCCCGCTGCGCGGCTATTCACTATGATCGAGGCGAAGCAGCTAAAAGGATATCTGTGCTCGAACAGCTTCCCTACTCTCTTTTATATACTGGCTAAGGAACTCAAGCGGGACAAGGCAATGAAGGTATTGGAAAAGGTCCGGATCGTGTTCCGTGTGGCCACCGTGGATGAAAAAGTAATCGACCTGTCACTTGCGTCCGATTTCCGGGATTTCGAGGATGCAGTACAGTATTATTCCGCTGTCAGCGCGAAGGCAGACTGCCTCATTACCAGAAACAAAACCGATTATGTAACCGACGACCTTTCGATCATGACCCCTGAAGAATTTCTTGCAGCAATCGCAGCATAG